Genomic window (Salvelinus alpinus chromosome 13, SLU_Salpinus.1, whole genome shotgun sequence):
aaagatcatgctgtttaatcagtttcttgatatgccacacctgtcaggtggatggattatcttagcaaaggagaaatgctcacaaacagatgcaaacaaatttgtgcacataatttgagagaaataatctctttgtgcatatggaaaatttctgggatcttttatttcagctcgagaaacatgggaccaacatgttgcgtttatatttttgtccagtataAAAACATCCCTGTATTATAGAGATTTTTATTATATATAGATGAGATATTGTTTTTCTTGGGCAAGGagcttatttgtatttttttatttaacctttatctaggcaagtcagttaagaacaaattcttattttacaatgacggcctaccccggccacaCCCCTAACcccgatgctgggccaattgtgcgctgccctatgggactcccgatcacggccggctgtgataaagcctggaatcgaaccagggtctgtagtgacacctctagcagtgaaatgcagtgccttagacctgcaTTTGGCATGGAAGTAGTAAATTACACCATTGGTCCCTGGAGATagacagaggaggaaggagagcagAGGAAGATTGAAGTAAATGAGCTAAAAAAGTGTGTCAAATTTAGGAGGGAGTGGAATTGGATGCAGTCAGTGATTCATATATATTTTCACTGATAAGAATCCATAGAAATGTAATCTACCTAGAATGAATGCAGTGCAATGTTTTAATGTGATGCACCATGATGTACATCTGCCTTTCCAGCCGTCAGTGGTCTTTTTTCTGAAACAAATAATTGAATGTGTTTGCGTCAAACATGTGCCAAATGTATTCTTGGCTCTCTTGACAGGATGAAAGGAGACACCCCAGTGAACAGCACCATGAGTGTCGGCCAAGCCAGGAAGCTGGTGGAGCAATTGAAGATTGAAGCCAGCTTTTGCAGGATCAAGGTAAGCCTCGgcagaggcatcatgcccattGAAACTGAGGGGGCACATTGCGCGTGCCTTAATGCCTTTGGTGAATGCCCACATCTTCATTTCCAGTCTTGATTACCACTACTTGCCACCCTCAGGTATCAAAGGCGGCTGCAGACCTGATG
Coding sequences:
- the LOC139537109 gene encoding guanine nucleotide-binding protein G(I)/G(S)/G(O) subunit gamma-3-like, with product MKGDTPVNSTMSVGQARKLVEQLKIEASFCRIKVSKAAADLMAYCDTHAIEDPLITPVPTSENPFREKKLFCALLRQATGWL